A stretch of the Hydrogenobacter hydrogenophilus genome encodes the following:
- a CDS encoding 6-carboxytetrahydropterin synthase: MPWTLVVKRKFNAAHFLTDYHGSPEPLHGHTWEV, translated from the coding sequence ATGCCTTGGACTCTTGTAGTGAAGAGAAAGTTCAACGCTGCTCACTTTCTGACGGATTATCATGGCTCTCCAGAACCTCTGCACGGACACACTTGGGAGGT